In Morococcus cerebrosus, a single genomic region encodes these proteins:
- a CDS encoding TonB-dependent receptor: MVKQTIFFNKNRILCAVLAVFSGQVVAEDTPQVDLPEVKVTAKAPSNNWRLQSGAKDYLKDGEVLTTNDLKTKRAVSLGQTVEQVSGVQNNAYGPNTGVPQIRSLSGSRVYVSENGLGISDASSLSPDLPLMVNPFMAEKITILKSSASVLYGGNAIGGAVDVDTGVIASQLPEKDVGGKVEVSGGYNTPRVAAFKLNGKVGNVAWHLSGADTHSDDYRIPGDSKPAACYDPANIYSSRLMWACQVTPDISETLNKGHFRYVAKDIPAFIAQWKRYNDGSEPDESELYKVNKPSWGDWVENPLYDGSKDRRIKVVNAMKDDMPVEKGRLKNSHLSNQNFAFGLSHIGERSYVGLSVSRFLSKSGIAGFGYYNFASSGHNHHGGSSNKTGREYASVRAQQTRWQAEAMYRPLAPWIENIKFQAAYTQTPTAEYLGDTKMQTLDSKTFQSRLEFNHKAGSWLKGTMGADWKQRSTESSGINGKRTGNYAYLPDTDSKEYGIFALENFKWKNWDASLGWRHGQVRHSVDIGDFKPGRNSSTVQSLQERGRLKYSLNHYHAGVGVDLFDFWKLGARYSRSQRAPEVNELYAGGDHYALMAAESHWAVDVLRPETARTWEFNSEFGWKDGRLRASWYRTQFKDYAFLVDAAHDGGQRLPTKYWRAGNTQLHGLELELNQWFDLNKYGTLEARLFGDFVHNRADLDDERNTSLEHGSRVRNNGYYMPNMPVSRYGAGLTWNKGGWQVGSSLTRYRPAKHTGHMAANYKEPVLGGYTMWDAYLSHTLKHGKVTSEWFVDARNLANRTARPQNSMLKYIAPLPGRSVRVGVRMNF; this comes from the coding sequence ATGGTGAAGCAAACTATCTTTTTCAATAAAAACAGAATATTGTGTGCTGTTTTAGCGGTTTTTTCAGGACAAGTGGTTGCGGAAGATACCCCGCAAGTAGACTTGCCTGAAGTCAAGGTTACTGCGAAAGCACCTTCTAACAACTGGCGTTTGCAATCTGGTGCAAAAGACTACCTGAAAGACGGGGAAGTCTTGACTACGAATGATTTGAAAACAAAACGCGCCGTATCGCTCGGGCAGACTGTGGAACAAGTGTCCGGTGTTCAAAATAATGCTTACGGCCCTAATACAGGCGTACCGCAAATCCGCAGTTTGAGCGGTTCGCGTGTGTATGTCAGTGAAAATGGATTGGGTATTTCGGACGCTTCTTCTTTAAGCCCTGATTTGCCGTTGATGGTGAATCCGTTTATGGCGGAAAAAATTACCATTTTGAAATCATCGGCTTCGGTGCTGTATGGCGGTAATGCGATTGGCGGTGCGGTCGATGTCGATACGGGCGTGATTGCCAGTCAGCTGCCTGAAAAAGACGTGGGCGGCAAAGTGGAAGTGAGCGGCGGTTACAATACGCCGCGCGTCGCCGCGTTCAAATTAAACGGTAAGGTAGGCAATGTGGCTTGGCATTTGTCGGGCGCGGACACCCATTCGGATGATTACCGCATCCCCGGCGATTCCAAGCCGGCAGCCTGTTACGATCCTGCCAATATTTACAGCTCGCGTCTGATGTGGGCATGTCAGGTTACTCCGGATATTAGCGAAACCTTAAATAAAGGCCATTTCCGTTATGTCGCGAAAGATATTCCGGCTTTTATCGCCCAGTGGAAACGCTATAACGATGGGTCAGAACCTGACGAGTCTGAACTGTACAAAGTGAATAAACCGTCTTGGGGCGATTGGGTAGAGAATCCGCTTTACGATGGCAGCAAAGACCGTAGGATTAAGGTCGTCAATGCCATGAAAGACGATATGCCTGTTGAAAAAGGTCGTCTAAAAAACAGCCACTTGAGCAATCAGAACTTTGCTTTCGGTTTGAGCCATATCGGCGAGCGCAGCTATGTCGGTTTGTCTGTCAGCCGCTTCTTAAGCAAATCAGGCATTGCCGGATTCGGCTATTACAATTTTGCTTCATCCGGACACAATCATCATGGCGGCTCTTCTAACAAAACCGGACGCGAGTATGCCTCCGTGCGCGCCCAGCAAACCCGTTGGCAGGCTGAGGCCATGTACCGTCCGTTGGCTCCGTGGATAGAGAACATCAAGTTTCAAGCTGCTTATACGCAAACGCCTACCGCTGAATATTTGGGCGACACCAAAATGCAAACGCTGGACAGCAAAACCTTCCAAAGCCGTTTGGAGTTCAACCACAAAGCCGGTTCTTGGCTGAAAGGCACAATGGGCGCAGACTGGAAACAACGCAGCACTGAATCTTCCGGCATCAACGGCAAACGTACCGGAAACTACGCCTACCTGCCTGATACCGACAGCAAAGAATACGGTATTTTCGCGTTGGAAAACTTCAAATGGAAAAACTGGGATGCTTCGTTGGGCTGGCGGCACGGTCAGGTTCGCCACTCGGTCGATATCGGCGATTTCAAACCTGGACGCAATAGCTCGACAGTTCAAAGTTTGCAGGAAAGAGGTCGTCTGAAATACAGTTTGAACCACTATCATGCCGGTGTAGGCGTGGATTTGTTTGACTTCTGGAAGCTGGGCGCGCGATATAGCCGTTCGCAACGCGCTCCTGAAGTCAACGAGTTGTACGCAGGCGGCGATCACTATGCCCTGATGGCTGCCGAATCACACTGGGCGGTCGATGTCCTCCGTCCTGAAACCGCTAGAACTTGGGAATTCAACAGCGAATTCGGTTGGAAAGACGGACGGCTTCGCGCAAGCTGGTACAGAACCCAATTCAAAGATTATGCCTTCTTGGTCGATGCGGCACACGATGGCGGTCAACGCCTTCCAACCAAATATTGGCGCGCCGGCAATACCCAACTTCACGGTTTAGAGTTGGAATTGAATCAGTGGTTTGACCTGAACAAATACGGCACATTGGAAGCACGACTTTTCGGCGATTTCGTACACAACCGCGCCGATTTGGACGACGAGCGCAACACTTCCTTAGAACACGGCAGCCGCGTCCGCAACAACGGCTATTACATGCCCAATATGCCCGTTTCCCGCTACGGAGCAGGTTTGACATGGAATAAAGGCGGCTGGCAAGTGGGCAGCAGCCTGACGCGCTACCGTCCTGCCAAACATACCGGCCATATGGCTGCCAATTACAAAGAACCTGTGTTGGGCGGCTATACCATGTGGGATGCGTATTTGAGCCATACGCTCAAACACGGCAAGGTAACATCTGAATGGTTTGTCGATGCGCGCAACCTTGCCAATCGCACCGCACGTCCGCAAAACTCCATGCTGAAATACATCGCACCGCTGCCTGGCCGCTCCGTCCGCGTGGGTGTGAGAATGAATTTCTAA
- the tpx gene encoding thiol peroxidase: MAQITFHDNPVHTSGDLPAVGQTAPAFSLTAGDLSDKTLADFAGKRKVLNIFPSVDTGVCAQSVRTFNQRASSLDNAVVLCISADLPFAQARFCGAEGLDNVINLSTFRSSFAADYGVALTDSPLRGLTARAVVVLDENDKVLHSELVAEIANEPDYDAALAVL; the protein is encoded by the coding sequence ATGGCTCAAATTACCTTCCACGACAACCCTGTCCACACTTCCGGCGACCTGCCAGCCGTCGGTCAAACCGCGCCTGCATTCAGCCTGACCGCTGGCGATCTATCCGACAAAACTTTGGCGGATTTTGCGGGCAAACGCAAAGTGTTGAACATTTTCCCAAGCGTCGATACCGGCGTATGCGCCCAATCCGTGCGTACGTTTAACCAACGCGCGTCTTCTTTGGATAACGCGGTCGTTCTGTGCATTTCAGCCGACCTGCCGTTTGCCCAAGCACGTTTCTGCGGCGCGGAAGGTTTGGACAATGTTATCAACCTGTCTACGTTCCGCAGCAGCTTTGCCGCCGATTACGGCGTCGCCCTGACCGATAGCCCGTTGCGCGGACTGACTGCGCGTGCCGTTGTGGTTTTGGACGAAAACGACAAAGTCCTGCACAGCGAACTGGTTGCCGAAATTGCCAACGAGCCTGATTACGACGCGGCTTTGGCTGTTTTGTAA
- the glyA gene encoding serine hydroxymethyltransferase: MFSKSVNLAQYDPELAAAIAQEDQRQQDHVELIASENYVSCAVMEAQGSQLTNKYAEGYPGKRYYGGCEYVDIVEQLAIDRVKELFGAEYANVQPHSGSQANQAVYASVLKPGDTILGMSLAHGGHLTHGASVNISGKLYNAITYGLDENEVLDYAEVERLALEHKPKMIVAGASAYALQIDWAKFREIADKVGAYLFVDMAHYAGLIAGGEYPNPVPFCDFVTTTTHKTLRGPRGGVILCRDNTHEKALNSSIFPSLQGGPLMHVIAAKAVAFKEALQPEFKQYAKQVKINAAAMAEELVKRGLRIVSGRTESHVFLVDLQPMKITGKAAEAALGKANITVNKNAIPNDPEKPFVTSGIRIGSAAMTTRGFNEADARVLANLVADVLANPEDEANLANVRKQITALCDKYPVYGA, from the coding sequence ATGTTTTCAAAAAGCGTCAACCTAGCCCAATATGATCCGGAGCTGGCAGCCGCCATCGCCCAAGAAGACCAACGCCAGCAAGACCACGTCGAACTGATTGCTTCCGAAAACTACGTCAGTTGCGCCGTGATGGAGGCACAAGGTTCGCAATTGACCAACAAATACGCCGAAGGCTACCCCGGCAAACGATACTACGGCGGCTGCGAATACGTCGATATCGTCGAACAGCTGGCAATCGACCGCGTCAAAGAACTCTTCGGTGCGGAATACGCCAACGTCCAACCCCATTCCGGCTCCCAAGCCAACCAAGCCGTGTACGCTTCCGTCCTCAAACCCGGCGACACCATCCTCGGCATGAGCCTCGCCCACGGCGGACACCTGACCCACGGCGCCAGCGTCAACATTTCCGGCAAACTCTACAACGCCATTACCTACGGCTTGGATGAAAACGAAGTCCTCGATTACGCCGAAGTCGAACGCCTCGCGCTCGAACACAAACCCAAAATGATCGTTGCCGGCGCATCTGCCTACGCACTGCAAATCGACTGGGCGAAATTCCGCGAAATCGCCGACAAAGTCGGTGCCTACCTTTTCGTCGATATGGCGCACTACGCAGGTCTGATTGCCGGCGGCGAATACCCCAACCCCGTCCCATTCTGCGACTTCGTGACCACCACCACCCACAAAACCCTGCGCGGCCCGCGCGGCGGCGTGATTTTGTGCCGCGACAACACGCATGAAAAAGCGTTGAACTCTTCCATCTTCCCAAGCCTGCAAGGCGGCCCGCTGATGCACGTCATCGCCGCCAAAGCCGTTGCGTTCAAAGAAGCCCTGCAACCCGAGTTCAAACAATACGCGAAACAGGTGAAAATCAACGCCGCAGCGATGGCGGAAGAATTGGTCAAACGCGGTTTGCGCATCGTTTCCGGCCGCACCGAAAGCCACGTTTTCCTCGTTGACCTACAACCGATGAAAATCACCGGCAAAGCCGCCGAAGCCGCATTGGGCAAAGCAAACATCACTGTCAACAAAAACGCCATCCCCAACGACCCGGAAAAACCGTTCGTTACCTCCGGCATCCGCATCGGCTCCGCCGCCATGACCACGCGCGGATTTAACGAAGCCGACGCCCGAGTCCTCGCCAACCTCGTTGCCGACGTTTTGGCAAATCCTGAAGACGAAGCGAATCTGGCAAACGTCCGCAAGCAAATCACCGCACTTTGCGACAAATACCCCGTTTACGGCGCATAA
- a CDS encoding homoserine dehydrogenase, with protein sequence MKPVNIGLLGLGTVGGGTAAVLQDNAAEISRRLGREVRISAVCDLSEEKARQTCPSAAFVKDPFELVAREDVDVVVELFGGTGIAKDAVLKAIENGKHIVTANKKLLAEYGNEIFPLAEEKNVMVQFEAAVAGGIPIIKALREGLAANRIRSIAGIINGTSNFILSEMREKGSAFADVLKEAQALGYAEADPTFDIEGNDAGHKITIMSALAFGTPMNFPACYLEGISKLDSRDIKYAEELGYRIKLLGITRKTDKGIELRVHPTLIPESRLLANVNGVMNAVRVNADMVGETLYYGAGAGALPTASAVVADIIDIARLIDADTGHRVPHLAFQPAQVQAQTILPMDEITSSYYLRVQAKDEPGTLGQIAALLAKENVSIEALIQKGVIDQTTAEIVILTHSTVEKNIKRAIEAIEALSCVEKPITMIRMESLHD encoded by the coding sequence ATGAAGCCAGTAAACATCGGTCTTTTAGGTTTAGGTACGGTCGGCGGCGGTACGGCTGCCGTGTTGCAGGACAATGCGGCGGAAATCAGCCGTCGTTTGGGACGCGAAGTGCGCATCAGTGCCGTATGCGACTTGAGCGAAGAAAAAGCCCGCCAAACCTGTCCGTCCGCAGCCTTTGTCAAAGACCCGTTCGAACTGGTCGCGCGTGAAGACGTCGATGTCGTCGTCGAATTGTTCGGCGGTACCGGCATCGCCAAAGATGCGGTATTGAAAGCCATTGAAAACGGCAAACACATCGTTACCGCCAACAAAAAACTGCTCGCCGAATACGGCAACGAAATCTTCCCGCTGGCGGAAGAAAAAAACGTCATGGTGCAATTTGAAGCGGCAGTAGCGGGCGGCATCCCGATTATCAAAGCCCTGCGCGAAGGCCTCGCCGCCAACCGCATCCGCAGCATCGCCGGCATCATCAACGGCACCAGCAACTTCATCCTCTCCGAAATGCGCGAAAAAGGCAGCGCGTTTGCCGACGTATTGAAAGAAGCGCAAGCATTGGGCTACGCCGAAGCCGATCCGACCTTCGACATCGAAGGCAACGACGCGGGCCACAAAATCACCATCATGAGCGCGCTGGCATTTGGCACGCCGATGAACTTCCCCGCCTGCTACCTCGAAGGCATCAGCAAACTCGACAGCCGCGACATCAAATACGCCGAAGAACTCGGCTACCGCATCAAACTTCTGGGCATCACCCGCAAAACCGACAAAGGCATCGAATTGCGCGTCCATCCGACCCTGATTCCCGAAAGCCGCCTCTTGGCAAACGTCAACGGCGTGATGAACGCCGTGCGCGTCAACGCCGATATGGTCGGCGAAACCTTATATTACGGCGCGGGCGCGGGCGCACTGCCGACCGCTTCCGCCGTGGTCGCCGACATCATCGACATCGCCCGCCTGATTGACGCCGATACCGGCCACCGCGTGCCGCACCTAGCGTTCCAGCCCGCCCAAGTCCAAGCGCAGACCATCCTGCCTATGGACGAAATCACCAGCAGCTACTACCTGCGCGTCCAAGCCAAAGACGAACCGGGTACGCTGGGGCAAATCGCCGCGCTTTTGGCAAAAGAAAACGTGTCTATCGAAGCCTTAATCCAAAAAGGCGTCATCGACCAAACCACCGCCGAAATCGTGATTCTGACCCACAGCACGGTCGAGAAAAACATCAAGCGCGCCATCGAAGCCATCGAAGCATTAAGCTGCGTGGAAAAACCAATCACCATGATCCGCATGGAAAGCCTGCATGACTGA
- the hemF gene encoding oxygen-dependent coproporphyrinogen oxidase: MHTEAVLTVLKNLQNQICAALEQEDGGAVFAREEWTGKLGVGETRVLKNGAVFEQAGVNFSHVKGDKMPASATAHRPELAGAAFEAMGVSLVIHPKNPYVPTSHANVRFFIAYPEGGEPVWWFGGGFDLTPFYPFEEDILHWHTVARDVCAPFGEAVYPEFKKWCDEYFYLKHRGETRGVGGLFFDDLNRWNFDTCLNFIKAVGEGYIEAYLPIVAKRKNTPYGERERDFQLYRRGRYVEFNLVWDRGTLFGLQSGGRTESILMSMPPLVRFEYRYAPKEGSPEARLNEFLTARDWLSEMQ; encoded by the coding sequence ATGCACACCGAAGCCGTTTTAACCGTATTGAAAAACCTGCAAAACCAAATCTGCGCCGCACTTGAGCAAGAAGACGGCGGGGCGGTGTTTGCGCGTGAAGAATGGACGGGCAAATTGGGCGTAGGCGAAACCCGCGTGTTGAAAAACGGCGCGGTATTCGAGCAGGCGGGCGTGAACTTTTCGCACGTGAAAGGCGACAAAATGCCCGCTTCGGCGACGGCGCACCGCCCTGAACTGGCGGGCGCGGCGTTTGAAGCGATGGGTGTGTCGCTGGTGATTCATCCGAAAAATCCGTATGTGCCGACCAGCCATGCGAACGTGCGCTTTTTTATCGCGTATCCGGAAGGCGGCGAGCCTGTGTGGTGGTTCGGCGGCGGCTTTGATTTGACGCCGTTTTATCCGTTTGAAGAAGATATTTTGCATTGGCACACGGTGGCGCGGGACGTGTGCGCGCCGTTTGGGGAAGCGGTTTATCCCGAGTTCAAAAAATGGTGCGACGAGTATTTTTACCTGAAACACCGCGGCGAAACGCGCGGCGTGGGCGGTTTGTTTTTCGACGATTTGAACCGCTGGAATTTCGACACCTGCCTGAATTTCATCAAGGCGGTCGGCGAAGGCTACATCGAAGCGTATTTGCCGATTGTGGCGAAACGCAAAAACACGCCATACGGCGAACGCGAGCGTGATTTCCAGCTTTACCGGCGCGGGCGTTATGTGGAATTTAATTTAGTTTGGGACAGGGGTACGCTGTTCGGCCTGCAAAGCGGCGGACGTACGGAAAGCATTTTGATGTCCATGCCGCCTTTGGTGCGCTTCGAGTATCGATACGCGCCCAAAGAAGGTTCGCCCGAAGCGCGGCTGAACGAGTTTCTCACCGCCCGCGACTGGCTCTCGGAGATGCAATAA
- a CDS encoding Mth938-like domain-containing protein → MLIEENKTDETLSLTAYRAGAIEAGGKTYTAPIIWRNGKIEAMNVQTPSELTAADLFQTTSDSDGLPEVIIIGTGEKQQFLHPKIAAELAAHGIGLECMNTASACRTLVLLQGEGRSVWAWLWV, encoded by the coding sequence ATGCTGATTGAAGAAAACAAAACCGATGAAACCCTAAGCCTGACCGCTTATCGGGCGGGCGCAATCGAAGCGGGCGGCAAAACCTACACCGCGCCCATCATCTGGCGCAACGGCAAAATTGAAGCAATGAACGTGCAAACGCCGTCTGAACTGACTGCCGCCGACCTGTTTCAGACGACCTCCGATTCGGACGGCTTGCCCGAAGTCATCATTATCGGCACGGGGGAGAAGCAGCAGTTCCTCCATCCGAAAATCGCCGCCGAACTTGCCGCACACGGCATCGGGTTGGAATGTATGAACACAGCCTCCGCCTGCCGAACGCTGGTGTTGCTGCAAGGTGAAGGACGCAGCGTTTGGGCTTGGCTGTGGGTGTGA
- a CDS encoding replication-associated recombination protein A: protein MSDLFTRQPDAPLAERLRPHTLDDVIGQQHLIGEGKPLRVAVEGGKPHSMLLWGPPGVGKTTLARILAQSFNAQFLPVSAVFSGVKDIREAIEKAEIALQQGRATILFVDEVHRFNKAQQDAFLPYVESGLLTFIGATTENPSFEVNPALLSRAQVYVLQSLSSDDLKKLIAKVLALPEYQEFTIEADAQELLVNTADGDARRLLNLIEQLLRAADTRRLKTLTAEFLADSLGAQIRRFDKGGESFYNQISALHKSVRGSHPNAALYWFCRMLDGGTDPRYLARRIVRMAWEDIGLADPRALTIANDAAATYERLGSPEGELALAQAVLYLAAAAKSNAGYKAYNQMRRFVKENASNEVPVHLRNAPTKLMKELGYGREYRYAHDEPNAYAAGESYMPDGLDEPDFYQPVPRGLEIKIGEKLEWLKSLDEEALDKQK, encoded by the coding sequence ATGTCCGACCTTTTCACCCGCCAACCTGATGCGCCGCTTGCCGAACGCCTGCGCCCGCATACGCTTGATGACGTTATCGGGCAGCAGCATTTAATCGGCGAAGGCAAACCGCTGCGTGTGGCGGTGGAAGGCGGGAAGCCGCATTCTATGTTGCTGTGGGGGCCGCCGGGCGTGGGCAAGACGACGTTGGCGCGGATTTTGGCGCAGAGTTTCAATGCACAGTTTCTGCCTGTTTCCGCCGTATTTTCCGGTGTGAAGGACATACGCGAGGCAATCGAGAAAGCTGAAATTGCCTTGCAACAAGGGCGCGCGACGATTTTGTTTGTTGACGAGGTACACCGCTTCAACAAAGCGCAGCAGGACGCATTTTTGCCTTATGTCGAAAGCGGCTTATTAACCTTTATCGGCGCTACCACGGAAAACCCGTCATTTGAAGTCAATCCGGCATTACTCAGCAGGGCGCAGGTTTATGTCTTGCAATCCTTGTCTTCAGACGACCTGAAAAAGCTGATTGCCAAAGTGTTGGCCTTGCCCGAATACCAAGAGTTTACGATTGAAGCCGATGCGCAAGAATTACTTGTGAATACCGCCGATGGCGATGCCCGCAGATTGTTGAACTTGATTGAGCAGCTTTTACGCGCTGCCGATACACGCCGTCTGAAAACCCTGACTGCCGAATTTCTTGCCGACAGTTTGGGTGCGCAAATCCGTCGTTTTGATAAGGGCGGCGAGAGTTTCTACAACCAAATTTCTGCGCTGCACAAATCCGTGCGCGGTTCGCATCCTAACGCGGCATTGTATTGGTTCTGCCGTATGCTCGACGGTGGCACCGACCCGCGCTATCTTGCCCGCCGCATTGTCCGCATGGCATGGGAAGACATCGGCTTGGCCGATCCGCGTGCCTTAACGATTGCCAATGATGCCGCCGCGACTTATGAGCGCTTAGGCTCGCCGGAAGGGGAGCTTGCTTTGGCTCAAGCTGTGTTGTACCTTGCCGCCGCCGCCAAATCAAACGCAGGTTATAAGGCATACAACCAAATGCGCCGTTTCGTCAAAGAAAATGCCAGCAACGAAGTGCCTGTCCATCTGCGCAATGCGCCGACCAAGTTGATGAAAGAATTGGGCTACGGACGCGAATACCGCTACGCCCACGACGAACCGAACGCCTACGCCGCCGGCGAAAGCTATATGCCCGACGGCTTGGACGAACCGGACTTCTACCAACCCGTCCCGCGCGGACTGGAAATCAAAATCGGCGAAAAGCTGGAATGGTTGAAATCGCTGGATGAAGAGGCGTTGGATAAGCAGAAGTAA
- a CDS encoding sugar transporter, whose translation MSANTNKQWLSVIALAVGAFIFNTTEYIPIALLSDIGATFNMPPTEVGIMITVYAWIVALLSLPLMLVTKNIERRKLLLVLFAFFTLSHIVSYFARSFEILLVSRIGIALTHAVFWSITASLAVRVAPQGKGNQALGLLSTGTVMAMVAGIPLGRVIGQHSSWQFSFLLIGLCAAAVMGILAKNLPLLPSVNTGSLKSLPGLLKRKNLMLLYALTVLLITAHFTAYSYIEPFVLQAGGFAPEQVTIVLSLYGLAGFAASYLFGKWFAKHQRTFLLTSVSVIMASTLCLLPLATYPIAVYALVFVWGIAIVVLSLGMVSKVLDFASDATDVANSIYSGLYNVGIGGGALLGHYVTVWAGISNIGFAAAILAAAGLGVCRMLVEMRK comes from the coding sequence ATGTCAGCAAACACAAACAAGCAATGGTTAAGCGTCATCGCCCTGGCGGTCGGCGCATTCATTTTCAACACCACCGAATATATCCCGATTGCCCTATTGAGCGACATCGGTGCGACCTTCAATATGCCGCCGACCGAAGTCGGCATCATGATTACCGTGTATGCGTGGATTGTCGCGCTGCTGTCACTGCCGCTGATGCTGGTAACGAAAAACATCGAACGCCGAAAGCTGCTGCTCGTCCTCTTCGCGTTCTTTACCCTCAGCCACATCGTTTCCTATTTCGCCCGAAGTTTCGAAATCCTGCTCGTCAGCCGCATCGGTATCGCCCTGACGCATGCCGTGTTTTGGTCAATTACCGCCTCGCTGGCAGTACGCGTTGCGCCGCAGGGTAAAGGCAATCAGGCTTTGGGGCTGCTCAGTACGGGTACGGTTATGGCGATGGTGGCGGGCATCCCGCTGGGGCGCGTTATCGGGCAACACTCAAGCTGGCAGTTCAGCTTTTTGCTTATCGGACTTTGCGCGGCGGCAGTCATGGGCATATTGGCGAAAAACCTGCCGCTGCTGCCCAGCGTGAACACAGGTTCGCTCAAAAGCCTGCCCGGATTGCTCAAGCGCAAAAACCTCATGCTGCTCTACGCGCTGACCGTCCTGCTGATTACCGCCCACTTTACGGCATACAGCTATATCGAACCCTTCGTCCTGCAAGCCGGCGGCTTCGCGCCCGAACAAGTGACCATCGTCTTGAGCCTGTACGGACTGGCGGGGTTTGCCGCGTCGTATCTGTTCGGCAAATGGTTTGCCAAACACCAGCGCACATTCCTGCTGACCTCGGTATCCGTCATCATGGCTTCAACGCTCTGCCTGCTGCCCCTTGCCACTTACCCGATAGCCGTTTACGCGCTGGTGTTTGTCTGGGGTATCGCCATCGTCGTCTTAAGCCTCGGCATGGTATCCAAAGTATTGGACTTTGCCTCGGATGCGACCGATGTAGCCAACTCGATTTACTCAGGCCTCTACAACGTCGGTATCGGCGGCGGCGCGCTTTTGGGACATTACGTTACCGTCTGGGCGGGCATTTCCAACATCGGCTTTGCCGCCGCAATCTTGGCAGCAGCAGGATTGGGCGTGTGTCGGATGTTGGTTGAAATGCGAAAATAA
- the thrC gene encoding threonine synthase, which yields MKYISTRGETAHKPFSEVLLMGLAPDGGLMLPERYPQVSRETLDKWRGLSYPELAFEVMSLFVTDIPADDLRDILNRTYTEAAFGTEEITPVRTLSDGIKIQALSNGPTLAFKDMAMQFLGNAFEYVLNKKGRELNILGATSGDTGSAAEYALRGKKGVNVFMLSPDGKMSAFQRAQMYSLQDENIHNIAVKGMFDDCQDIVKAVQNDAAFKEKYHIGTVNSINWGRIVAQVVYYFAGYFKATQSNDEQVSFCVPSGNFGNVCAGHIAKQMGLPIRRLIVATNENDVLDEFFKTGAYRPRNSEHTYVTSSPSMDISKASNFERFVFDLMDRDPQEINTLWAEVAAGKGFDLQFALEKVGGKYGFTSGKSTHADRLATIKQVYEQDKELIDPHTADGVKVAREVREEGETVVCLETALAAKFDATIHEAVGDVAIPRPAALEGLEKLPQRVRVVPNNAAAVKEIIRETLDK from the coding sequence ATGAAATATATCAGTACGCGCGGCGAGACGGCGCATAAACCGTTTAGCGAGGTTTTGTTGATGGGGCTTGCGCCCGATGGCGGTTTGATGCTGCCGGAGCGTTATCCGCAGGTCAGCCGCGAGACTTTGGACAAGTGGCGCGGTTTGAGCTATCCGGAGCTGGCGTTTGAGGTGATGAGCCTGTTTGTAACGGATATTCCGGCAGACGATTTGCGCGATATTCTGAACCGTACTTATACGGAAGCGGCGTTCGGCACTGAGGAAATCACGCCTGTGCGTACTTTGTCCGACGGCATCAAAATCCAAGCCTTGTCCAACGGCCCGACGCTGGCGTTCAAGGATATGGCGATGCAGTTTTTGGGCAATGCGTTTGAATATGTGTTGAACAAAAAGGGTAGGGAACTCAATATCTTGGGCGCAACCAGCGGCGATACGGGTTCGGCTGCGGAATATGCGTTGCGCGGTAAAAAGGGCGTGAATGTATTTATGCTGTCGCCCGACGGCAAAATGAGCGCGTTCCAACGTGCGCAGATGTACAGCCTGCAAGACGAGAATATCCACAATATCGCCGTGAAGGGGATGTTTGACGACTGTCAGGATATTGTGAAGGCGGTGCAGAACGATGCTGCGTTCAAGGAAAAATACCATATCGGTACGGTCAATTCGATCAACTGGGGACGCATCGTCGCGCAAGTGGTTTATTACTTTGCGGGCTATTTCAAGGCGACGCAAAGCAATGATGAGCAGGTCAGCTTCTGCGTGCCGAGCGGCAACTTCGGCAACGTTTGCGCGGGACACATCGCCAAACAAATGGGCTTGCCTATCCGCCGCCTGATTGTCGCGACCAATGAAAACGATGTGTTGGACGAGTTTTTCAAAACCGGCGCATACCGCCCGCGCAACAGCGAGCATACTTATGTTACCTCCAGCCCGTCTATGGATATTTCCAAAGCGTCCAACTTCGAGCGTTTCGTGTTCGACCTGATGGATCGCGATCCTCAGGAAATCAACACGCTGTGGGCGGAAGTGGCGGCGGGCAAGGGCTTTGACTTGCAGTTTGCCTTGGAAAAAGTCGGCGGCAAATACGGCTTTACTTCCGGCAAATCTACCCACGCCGACCGCCTCGCCACCATCAAGCAGGTTTACGAGCAAGATAAAGAACTCATCGACCCGCACACTGCCGACGGCGTAAAAGTCGCCCGCGAAGTGCGCGAAGAAGGGGAGACGGTTGTGTGTTTGGAAACCGCGTTGGCAGCGAAATTCGATGCGACCATACACGAAGCCGTCGGCGATGTCGCCATTCCACGTCCCGCCGCGCTGGAAGGTTTGGAAAAATTGCCGCAGCGCGTCCGAGTCGTGCCAAACAATGCAGCCGCCGTCAAAGAAATCATCCGCGAAACCTTAGATAAGTAA